A single genomic interval of Camelina sativa cultivar DH55 chromosome 11, Cs, whole genome shotgun sequence harbors:
- the LOC109127635 gene encoding uncharacterized protein LOC109127635 has product MDRDLADNRKPSYVNSRCLSSPLSCLIHTESEYVRISNHDKKKTRSTPMLRGLMRRLLLVRSCGFEKNNKSKTLVTFHYDAVSYSQNFDDGFNLRDDDRSAFRDLRKLSPDH; this is encoded by the coding sequence ATGGATAGAGATCTAGCCGACAACCGTAAACCATCGTACGTCAACAGTCGATGCTTGAGTTCGCCGTTATCTTGTCTCATCCACACAGAGTCAGAGTACGTTCGAATCAGTAACCAcgacaagaagaagacgagatcAACTCCGATGTTAAGGGGTTTGATGAGAAGATTGTTATTGGTCAGAAGTTGCGGATTCGAGAAGAACAACAAATCGAAAACGTTAGTGACGTTTCACTACGATGCTGTGAGTTATTCGCAGAACTTCGACGATGGTTTTAATTTGCGCGATGATGATCGTAGTGCTTTTCGAGATCTTCGAAAACTGAGTCCGGATCACTAA